One window of the Dendropsophus ebraccatus isolate aDenEbr1 chromosome 12, aDenEbr1.pat, whole genome shotgun sequence genome contains the following:
- the LOC138768619 gene encoding olfactory receptor 5B21-like → MRKENGTFTTYFVLEGFSDVPEVECFLFVSFSSIYLLTLLGNSALVTTIHMDVGLSSAPMFMFLSHLSFLDMCYTTVTFPKMLLTLLLGDRTISYSGCFLQLFFFISFGQSESFLLAVMAYDRYVAICSPLHYMDLVTKRVCAYLTLLSWFSGFINSALHTGLATRLTFCSSNHIDRFFCDITPLLRISCVSTLLNEIVIYVAGVFVVLTPFLSILISYVYIIGTILRIPSSTGRHKTFSTCSSHLTVVCMFYCTVLLMYMRPAAYSQDHDKIFALLYTFITPLLNPFIYGLRSKEVKLAFKKTFKKKYNR, encoded by the coding sequence ATGAGGAAGGAAAATGGAACATTCACCACTTACTTTGTGCTTGAAGGGTTTTCAGATGTTCCTGAAGTAGAGTGCTTCTTATTCGTTTCATTCTCCTCGATTTATCTTCTAACTCTACTGGGAAACTCGGCCCTAGTAACCACCATCCACATGGACGTCGGTCTGTCCAGTGCACCAATGTTCATGTTCCTGAGTCACCTCTCCTTCCTGGACATGTGTTACACCACGGTGACTTTCCCCAAGATGCTCCTGACTCTTCTTTTGGGCGATCGAACCATCTCCTACTCCGGCTGCTtcttgcagcttttttttttcatttcctttgGACAATCCGAGAGTTTCTTGTTGGCCGTCATGGCCTATGACAGATACGTGGCCATATGTTCTCCTCTTCACTACATGGATTTGGTAACTAAGCGCGTATGTGCTTACCTAACGCTGCTCTCCTGGTTTTCAGGGTTTATAAATTCGGCCCTCCATACTGGTTTGGCCACCCGATTGACTTTCTGCTCTTCCAACCATATTGACCGTTtcttctgtgacatcacgccaTTGCTGAGGATATCTTGTGTAAGCACCTTGCTGAATGAGATCGTGATCTATGTGGCCGGGGTCTTCGTGGTTCTTACGCCTTTCCTCTCCATCCTCATCTCTTACGTATACATCATCGGCACGATCCTTAGGATTCCGTCCTCCACAGGTCGACATAAGACCTTCTCCACCTGCAGTTCACACCTTACTGTGGTGTGTATGTTTTACTGTACTGTCCTACTGATGTACATGAGACCGGCCGCCTACTCCCAGGATCACGACAAAATATTTGCTCTTTTATATACTTTCATTACCCCGTTACTGAACCCGTTCATATATGGTTTGAGAAGCAAAGAGGTAAAACTGGCTTTCAAGAAGACCTTCAAAAAGAAATATAATCGGTAA